One Dictyostelium discoideum AX4 chromosome 3 chromosome, whole genome shotgun sequence genomic region harbors:
- a CDS encoding EGF-like domain-containing protein, with the protein MKIIISLLFILLSFIKISTCIDCKDFYSPEGNPCPCLSNPCGFVVSCYAFSDGSYLCGCNLVTEVFDDGTKTCVDRDECADGSSGCSNGCSNRVGGFDCTCPTGYRLNSDLKSCSDIDECAEGSSGCSNGCSNSGGSFTCTCPAGYRLGSNGKTCEVNDPCASSNCEGTCVASGNSFTCSCGSGYTLSSNGYSCNDIDECAKGTDSCAQGCTNNDGGYSCSCSAGYTLASNGYSCNDIDECAKGTYSCAQGCTNNDGGYSCSCSAGYTLASNGYSCNDIDECAKGTSGCAQSCSNTDGGYSCSCSAGYTLAGDGKTCTDIDECAKGTHGCAQGCSNTIGGYSCYCGTGFELGSDGKSCTSINDCDKGASGCSQGCLSNNGGYTCYCNSGYSLGSDEKTCNDIDECSSGSSGCTQLCSNSPGTYSCSCKSGYSLGVDSKTCNDIDECQTNVDGCEKNCNNIAGSFYCSCDSNYFLNSDNKTCNLISSCLTGNGGCQHNCSDVGGSITCSCGNGYSLDADNKSCSDVDECANNPCSANFICENKPGSFACVANVQPKHYISSVIPSTTLWEVLQAFMEYNFNNWSPAGSGKHSVNLTQNGVVFIGNNIYQYESIIKACPKDCSNENQGTCNTVNGECKCKQGFDGFDCSIKLHDNSTITVPENEVTVGNGESNISNQDTNFKIYFKSLKEISFNGETIQTFNLSDNWKLVTSNVVNNQDTNNNYLFTQTLKNTTCTVTVTIEEVKQDSEFSFAGTTFTVSKGLVKFTISIANYQYSSFLNTLQLEMISMAGKVEDSNYNNDCNNKDTEIETNSADQSTTSFNVIKISKNNKILGARFINRVISDGKPTFLSTTIKNETDSIIVVLNLPHCTKECLIDPDFSLLVDPQFKPECESKSRKWVVPVAVVVSVVGFSGLAVAGFILYKKQSIAIKVQIHKLKRFNQD; encoded by the exons atgaaaataataatttcattattatttattttgttaagttttattaaaatttctacATGTATTGATTGTAAAGATTTTTATTCACCAGAAGGGAATCCATGTCCATGTTTATCAAATCCATGTGGTTTCGTTGTTTCATGTTATGCATTCTCTGATGGAAGTTATTTATGTGGATGTAATCTTGTAACTGAAGTGTTTGATGATGGAACAAAAACTTGTGTTGATAGAGATGAATGTGCTGATGGATCATCAGGTTGTTCTAATGGGTGCTCAAATCGTGTTGGTGGATTTGATTGTACTTGTCCAACTGGATATAGATTAAATAGTGATCTAAAATCCTGTTCTGATATAGATGAATGCGCTGAAGGAAGTTCAGGTTGTTCTAATGGATGCAGTAACAGTGGTGGTAGTTTTACTTGTACTTGTCCTGCTGGATATAGATTGGGTTCAAATGGTAAGACATGTGAAGTTAATGATCCATGTGCATCTAGTAATTGTGAAGGTACTTGTGTTGCTTCAGGAAATTCTTTTACTTGTAGCTGTGGTTCTGGATATACTTTATCATCAAATGGATATTCTTgtaatgatattgatgaatGTGCAAAGGGAACAGATAGCTGCGCACAAGGATGTACAAATAATGATGGTGGTTATTCTTGCTCTTGTAGTGCAGGTTATACTTTAGCTAGTAATGGATATTCTTgtaatgatattgatgaatGTGCAAAGGGAACATATAGCTGCGCACAAGGATGTACAAATAATGATGGTGGTTATTCTTGCTCTTGTAGTGCAGGTTATACTTTAGCTAGTAATGGATATTCTTGcaatgatattgatgaatGTGCTAAAGGAACAAGTGGTTGTGCTCAATCATGTAGTAATACTGATGGTGGTTATTCTTGCTCTTGTAGTGCAGGTTATACTTTGGCTGGTGATGGTAAAACCTGTACAGATATTGATGAATGTGCAAAAGGAACACATGGTTGTGCTCAGGGATGTTCAAATACTATTGGTGGATACTCTTGCTATTGTGGCACAGGTTTTGAGTTGGGTAGTGATGGTAAAAGTTGCACAAGTATTAATGACTGTGATAAGGGAGCAAGTGGTTGCTCACAAGGATGTTTAagtaataatggtggttATACTTGCTATTGTAATTCAGGCTACTCTTTGGGTAGTGATGAAAAAACCTgtaatgatattgatgaatGTTCAAGTGGAAGTTCAGGTTGTACTCAACTATGCTCCAATAGTCCAGGTACTTACTCTTGCTCTTGTAAATCTGGTTATAGTTTGGGTGTAGATAGTAAAACGTgtaatgatattgatgaatGTCAAACAAATGTTGATGGGTGTGAAAagaattgtaataatatagCTGGAAGTTTCTATTGTTCTTGTGATTCAAACTATTTCTtaaatagtgataataaaaCATGTAATTTAATTAGTAGTTGCTTAACCGGTAATGGTGGTTGTCAACATAATTGTTCAGATGTTGGAGGATCAATCACTTGTTCATGTGGAAATGGTTACTCATTGGATGCTGATAACAAATCTTGTAGTGATGTTGATGAATGTGCTAATAATCCATGCTCAGCAAATTTTATATGTGAAAATAAACCTGGTTCCTTTGCTTGTGTTGCTAATGTACAACCAAAACATTATATTTCATCTGTAATTCCATCAACTACACTTTGGGAGGTGTTGCAAGCTTTTATGGA ATATAACTTTAACAATTGGT CACCAGCAGGTTCTGGTAAACATTCAGTTAATCTTACTCAAAATGGTGTTGTATtcattggtaataatatttatcaatatgaatcaattattaagGCTTGTCCAAAAGATTgttcaaatgaaaatcaagGAACATGTAACACAGTAAATGGAGAATGTAAATGTAAACAAGGATTTGATGGATTTGATTGTAGTATTAAATTACATGATAATTCAACAATAACTGTACCAGAGAATGAAGTCACAGTCGGTAATGGTGAATCAAATATCTCAAACCAAgataccaattttaaaatttattttaaatcattaaaagaaattagttTCAATGGTGAAACCATTcaaacatttaatttatcagaTAATTGGAAATTGGTAACCTCAAATGTTGTAAACAATCAagatacaaataataattatttgtttactCAAACCCTAAAAAATACAACATGTACAGTAACAGTTACAATTGAAGAAGTTAAACAAGATTCAGAATTCTCATTTGCAGGTACAACTTTTACAGTTTCAAAAGGTTTggttaaatttacaatttcaattgcaaattatcaatattcttcatttttaaatactcTTCAATTGGAAATGATTTCAATGGCTGGTAAAGTAGAAgattcaaattataataatgattgtaataataaagatacaGAAATTGAAACCAATTCAGCTGATCAATCAACAACTTCATTTAATGTTATTAAAAtctctaaaaataataaaatcttaGGTGCAAGATTTATCAACAGAGTTATATCTGATGGAAAACCAACATTTTTATCAACaactattaaaaatgaaactgATTCAATTATtgtagttttaaatttaccacaTTGTACAAAAGAATGTCTTATTGATCCag atTTTTCATTACTTGTTGATCCTCAATTTAAACCTGAATGCGAATCAAAATCTCGTAAATGGGTAGTACCAGTTGCTGTAGTTGTATCTGTTGTTGGTTTTTCAGGTTTGGCAGTTGctggttttattttatataaaaaacaaagtaTTGCCATTAAGGTACAAATccataaattaaaaagatttaacCAAGATTaa
- the tmem111 gene encoding DUF850 family protein — protein sequence MTESPIVLDVEIRNWVVIPILIVLFIVSALKLNISRIMQINSGKPQDVEKTMQMQTINRVRRLVSFYNRIPQKSFFIRKAYLCGTTGSKTNKGILSSIAPTQEDSNPMNMMFANSMFTDPSGITDMLKGNIMHLIPQVTMMSWVNHFFSGFVACKLPFFPLTIRFKTFLQRGIEMGSLDVSYVSSLSWYFLCWFGSEGINAILLGENMVSADSQLLQSSIEPGPPTQQTPIHKIYASEKENIEMIRYDSLMTNIEDRFLDNIKKKTSFDFNQINKNNNNNNNNTSNIKPKPIKSNLSNSKQSKRITYQKPSSLI from the exons ATGACAGAATCACCAATTGTGTTAGATGTCGAAATTAGAAATTGGGTAGTTATACcgattttaattgtattatttattgttagtgcattaaaattaaatatttcaagaATTATGCAAATTAATTCAGGTAAACCACAAGATGTCGAAAAAACAATGCAAAT gcAAACAATTAATAGAGTTAGAAGATTAGTATCATTTTATAATAGAATACctcaaaaatcattttttattagaaaAGCATATTTATGTGGTACAACAGGATCAAAGACAAATAAAGGTATATTAAGTTCAATAGCACCAACACAAGAAGATTCAAATCCAATGAATATGATGTTTGCAAATTCAATGTTTACAGATCCATCGGGTATAACCGATATGTTAAAGGGTAATATAATGCATTTGATACCACAAGTAACAATGATGAGTTGGGTAAATCATTTCTTTAGTGGATTTGTAGCTTGTAAGCTACCATTCTTTCCATTGACAATTCGTTTCAAAACCTTTCTTCAAAGAGGTATTGAAATGGGTTCATTGGATGTATCATATGTAAGTTCATTAAGTTGGTACTTTTTATGTTGGTTTGGTTCTGAAGGTATCAATGCAATTCTTTTAGGTGAAAATATGGTTTCAGCAGATTCTCAACTCCTTCAATCATCAATTGAACCTGGTCCACCAACTCAACAAACTCCAATTCATAAAATTTACGCAtctgaaaaagaaaatattgaaatgatTCGTTATGATTCGTTAATGACAAATATTGAAGATAGATTTttagataatattaaaaagaaaacttcttttgattttaatcaaattaataaaaataataataataataataataacacaaGTAAtataaaaccaaaaccaattaaatcaaatttatcaaattcaaaacaatcaaaaagaatAACTTATCAAAAACCATCttctttaatataa
- the gxcW gene encoding FYVE-type zinc finger-containing protein (pleckstrin homology (PH) domain-containing protein): MSNSISKGLKSTFFKKETSSLKEKEKEKEKEKEKEKGKEKEKEKDKIKEKEKEKDKDKIKEKEKEKDVKKSEPISTPTNTSPTNSTLFSSLDTSDAHLLSTPTTGGSRLSVSSVAKQLKDKQNVNSTQPNNNNNNNSPPLSSTPPTTTSTPSAVKSMPYRPIRSATTNLPNTTPTPTTTTTEKVEGSVFFNKKPLNSTNNNNNNNTHAVMSSSTPTLPSVTLNRFKNAAQPNSTNSPNTTSQPSFIKKSPTFTSSTSPTLLSSSTGDLSSTSSSLSSTTGRKLPTLPSQSRFILSPTESSYDTSSFCGSSNNSSTCSSLASSTSSLPSFSPSNGNGFASVKPVVEKTTNTNTTPPTLSRQNTPPNVSTFSSNQTTPSTHSSAPTTPLSTSATNSPTITSQQSSIMKSKRPALPPRNELQSNAGVMVVPKLKPTQTNQHKPPLSPTNEAQRLFLKKAINVDDEEKSNSSDDENSPRNSTSTTTTTTTTTTKPTTKPTTTTTNSNNNNSNTTSQTKSSTSSETTTTTTTTESKIESPIINKKKSDPKSDLIQRNYLVQELLSTEKKYVNNLNRIITIFLMPLRNKIQSKDKILNMEEINQIFSNIETIFNIHKTFLVDFESRIENWTETSKLGDVFRKMKPYLNSYKIYSNAYNGSMLTIRSLMKSSPSFANFLQKCLEKPASKGLNLSSYLIMPIQRIPRYRLLLESIIKYTPTTHEDYQDLVLGNQEISLSAMEIDEKLAQYQIAHKVLDIQNSLNGLEEDIVTPTRVFLKEGDLKKISDRVVNTRHFFLFNDLLIYCKKERKNTYRFKASFPLLTCWVKDIPDTQRFNNLFQIISTKKTYFLSAPSSEEKHSWMKLLNEVIDKMVQQNPECLSQRQTIYERRGSMSPTELFNSLEKSIPIGFENGGGAINYNSTNSIGGGIIDNLNINTDNATNSNGGGSSLNVSYNGISNGHGSVGPINHSNSNNNNNNNNNNNNNSSSNNNNNSITNSNSTSSGDLNTKSIWLKDQMTKACMLCTSSFTMTRRRHHCRKCGKIFCNDCCPVQDLSQYLQGKKVRVCKTCFEEIEVQLMVMSNMEEIRIEEESNSFK, translated from the exons atgagTAATTCAATTAGCAAAGGGTTAAAATCaacattctttaaaaaagaaacatcATCtctaaaagaaaaagaaaaagaaaaagaaaaagaaaaagaaaaagagaaagggaaagaaaaagaaaaagaaaaagataaaataaaagagaaagagaaagagaaagataaagataaaataaaagaaaaagagaaagaaaaagatgtAAAAAAATCAGAACCAATATCGACACCAACCAATACAAGTCCAACCAATTCAACATTATTCTCATCACTCGATACCTCTGATGCACATTTATTAAGTACACCCACCACTGGTGGATCAAGGTTATCTGTTAGTTCAGTAGCAAAACAGTTAAAAGATAAACAAAATGTAAATAGTACccaaccaaataataataataataataattcaccacCTTTATCAAGTACACCACCAACTACAACCAGTACACCAAGTGCTGTAAAATCAATGCCATATAGACCAATACGTtcagcaacaacaaatttaCCAAacacaacaccaacaccaaccacaaccacaacagaAAAAGTTGAAGGATctgtattttttaataagaaACCTTTAAATagtaccaataataataataataataatacccaTGCTGTAATgtcatcatcaacaccaacattGCCATCAGTTACATTAAATCGATTTAAAAATGCAGCTCaaccaaattcaacaaattcaccAAATACGACATCACAAccatcatttattaaaaaatcaccAACATTCACTTCTTCAACATCACCAactttattatcatcatcaactggagatttatcatcaacttcatcatcattgtcATCAACAACAGGTAGAAAATTACCAACACTACCAAGTCAAAGTAGATTCATTTTATCACCAACTGAATCATCATATGATACAAGTAGTTTTTGTGgaagtagtaataatagttcaaCATGTAGTAGTTTAGCTTCATCAACATCTTCATTACCAAGTTTTTCACCttcaaatggtaatggttTTGCATCTGTGAAACCAGTTGTAGAAAAGACAACAAACACAAATACCACACCACCAACATTATCAAGACAAAATACACCACCAAACGTTTCaacattttcatcaaatCAAACCACACCATCAACACACTCATCagcaccaacaacaccattaTCAACATCTGCAACTAATTCACCAACGATTACATCACAACAATCATCAATTATGAAATCAAAAAGACCAGCATTACCACCAAGAAATGAACTACAATCAAATGCTGGTGTTATGGTTgtaccaaaattaaaaccaacTCAAACTAATCAACATAAACCACCACTTTCACCAACTAATGAAGCTCaaagattatttttaaagaaagcaattaatgttgatgatgaagaaaaatcaaattcaagtgatgatgaaaattcaCCAAGAaattcaacttcaacaactacaactacaacaactacaactacaaaaCCAACCACAAAacccacaacaacaacaacaaatagtaataataataattcaaatactaCATCACAAACAAAATCAAGTACATCATcagaaacaacaacaacaacaacaacaacagaatcaaaaattgaatcaccaataataaataaaaagaaatcagaTCCAAAATCAGATTtaattcaaagaaattatttagtacaagaattattatcaactgAAAAGAAatatgtaaataatttaaatagaattataacaatatttttaatgcCATTAAGAAATAAGATACAATCAAAGGataaaatattgaatatGGAAGAGATTAATCAAAtcttttcaaatattgaaaccatttttaatattcatAAAACGTTTTTAGTCGATTTTGAAAGTCGAATTGAAAATTGGACAGAGACGAGTAAATTGGGTGACGTTTTTAGAAAGATGAAACCATACTTAAACTCTTATAAAATCTACTCCAACGCTTACAATGGCAGTATGTTAACCATTAGAAGTTTAATGAAATCCTCACCATCATTTGCAAATTTTCTACAGAAATGTTTGGAGAAACCAGCTTCAAAAGGTTTGAATTTATCCAGTTATTTAATTATGCCAATCCAACGTATACCTCGTTATCGTTTGCTATTGGAGTCCATTATAAAGTACACTCCAACCACTCATGAGGATTACCAGGATTTGGTGTTGGGCAATCAGGAGATCTCCTTGTCCGCTATGGAAATCGATGAGAAGCTAGCACAGTACCAAATCGCTCACAAGGTATTGGATATTCAAAATAGTTTGAATGGCTTGGAAGAGGATATTGTCACGCCAACTCGTGTGTTCCTAAAGGAGGGTGACTTGAAGAAGATCTCGGATCGTGTTGTAAATACTCGTCATTTCTTTCtgtttaatgatttattgatttattgtAAAAAGGAGAGAAAGAATACCTATCGTTTCAAAGCTTCTTTTCCTCTATTGACCTGTTGGGTTAAAGATATACCCGATACTCAAAGATTCAATAATCTCTTTCAAATCATTTCAACAAAGAAAACTTATTTCCTTAGTGCTCCATCAAGTGAAGAGAAACATTCTTGGATGAAACTTTTAAATGAAGTCATTGATAAAATGGTTCAACAAAATCCTGAATGTTTATCACAACGTCAAACTATTTATGAAAGACGTGGTTCAATGTCTCCAACTGAACTATTCAATAGTTTAGAGAAATCAATTCCAATTGGTTTTgaaaatggtggtggtgctataaattataatagtaCAAATagtattggtggtggtattattgataatttaaatattaatacagATAATGCAACCAATAGTAATGGAGGCGGTAGTAGTTTAAATGTTTCTTATAATGGTATTTCAAATGGTCATGGTAGTGTTGGTCCAATTAATCATTCAAacagtaacaataataataataataataataataataataacaatagtagtagcaataataataataatagtataacaaatagtaatagtaccAGTAGTGGAGATTTAAATACGAAGTCAATTTGGTTAAAAGATCAAATGACAAAAGCTTGTATGTTATGTACTTCAAGTTTTACAATGACAAGAAGAAga cATCATTGTAGAAAATGTGGTAAAATATTTTGTAATGATTGTTGTCCAGTTCAAGATTTATCTCAATATCTTCAAGGTAAAAAAGTTAGAGTTTGTAAAACTTGCTTTGAAGAGATTGAGGTTCAACTCATGGTAATGAGTAATATGGAAGAAATTAGAATCGAAGAAGAATCAAacagttttaaataa
- the mai gene encoding maleylacetoacetate isomerase gives MTENKTVLYSYWRSSCSWRVRVALAYKKIKYEYKAIHLLKDGGQQKSDEYSKLNPMKAIPTLEIDGHIIGQSLAILEYLEETHPENPLMPKGSYERAIARQMMQIIGSDIQPLQNLKVLGLIAQYSGDDSKKSEWARTVITNGFNGLEKLLEKHSGKFCVGDSVSFADLCLPAQVYNANRFNVDMTPYPNITRVNQHLLTIPEFIEALPQNQPDAEPQC, from the exons atgactGAAAATAAAACTGTATTATATTCATATTGGAGATCATCATGTTCATGGAGAGTCAGAGTAGCACTTGCTTAtaagaaaatcaaatatgAATATAAAGCAATTCATTTACTTAAAGATGGTGGTCAACAAAAATCAGACgaatattcaaaattaaatccaaTGAAAGCA attcCAACATTAGAAATTGATGGACATATAATTGGACAATCATTAGCAATTTTAGAATATTTAGAGGAAACACACCCAGAGAATCCACTTATGCCAAAGGGATCATATGAACGTGCAATTGCAAGACAAATGATGCAAATTATTGGATCAGATATTCAACCacttcaaaatttaaaggtCTTAGGATTAATTGCTCAATATAGTGGTGACGATTCTAAAAAATCTGAATGGGCACGTACTGTAATTACAAATGGTTTCAATGGTTTAGagaaattattagaaaaacaTAGTGGCAAATTTTGTGTTGGTGATAGTGTTAGCTTTGCTGATCTCTGTTTACCTGCTCAAGTTTACAATGCTAATAGATTCAACGTTGATATGACACCATATCCAAATATTACTCGTGTAAATCAACACCTTTTAACTATTCCTGAATTCATCGAAGCCTTACCACAAAATCAACCAGATGCAGAACCACaatgttaa
- the patA gene encoding P-type ATPase, whose amino-acid sequence MTGSHEMESIMLDSMEEEFPVSVETLGKLVDVPKGFDTYAELGGLSGLSTKLKSNIKTGLPLEKSSTEENRVLKYSKNILPDPPHQPLWSIVLDALSDHILILLIVAAVVSIVLGSIDYTSDHPETGWIDGVAILVAVILVVGITSLNDFKNQARFRELNDKSNDKEVKGIRGGEQCQISIFDVKVGDIISLDTGDIICADGVFIEGHALKCDESSITGESDPIKKGQPQDNMDPFLISGSMVIEGFGTMLVTAVGVNSFNGKTMMGLRVASEDTPLQMKLSVLASRIGYFGMGAAILMLLIAIPKYFIQRKVHDIEITREDAQPIVQLVISAITIVVVAVPEGLPLAVTMALAYGMMKMFKENNLVRNLASCETMGSATTICSDKTGTLTQNVMSVVTGTICGVFPTLDGIAQKIPKHVQSILTDGMAINSNAYEGVSSKGKLEFIGSKTECALLNFGKLFGCDYNEVRKRLEVVELYPFSSARKRMSVLVKHDQNLRLFTKGASEIILGQCGSYLDEAGNIRPISEAKAYFEEQINNFASDALRTIGLAYRDFQYGECDFKEPPENNLVFIGIVGIKDPLRPEVPEAVEICKRAGIVVRMVTGDNLVTAQNIARNCGILTEGGLCMEGPKFRELSQSEMDAILPKLQVLARSSPTDKQLLVGRLKDLGEVVAVTGDGTNDGPALKLANVGFSMGISGTEVAIAASDVVLLDDNFASIVRAVLWGRNIYDAICKFLQFQLTVNVVAVTVAFIGTLTSDVVEDKDNSSSSGSADKVTEEEPRQGSPLTAVQLLWVNLIMDTLAALALATEPPTPELLERPPNGKNAPLITRSMWKNIIGQAALQLAILFTILYQGHNIFQHFVPQAHGPIIKNGLHHYTLVFNCFVFLQLFNEINARVLGSRTNPFKNFFNNPIFIAVMIFTLGVQIIFVTFGGSATSTDSLYIVEWICCVVVGAISLPVGLLLRKIPIREPVVKNEIPVHSEAVYTSPSPNPSSSNLLGSGGAKPISKDYPTSGESTPPINDEGSPLVTRKTSVGASANDNINTPIPSSSSNLVNLNKPTQVGRGWQIVRQTHKKLVVINALKEFSQNKEPGLVDVVRGTNRGSLHLPVNQINN is encoded by the exons atgacAGGTTCACATGAAATGGAGTCTATAATGTTAGATTCAATGGAAGAAGAATTTCCAGTTTCAGTTGAAACCTTAGGAAAATTAGTAGATGTACCAAAAGGTTTCGATACATACGCTGAGTTAGGTGGACTTAGCGGTTTatcaacaaaattaaaatcaaatataaaaactgGTTTACCATTAGAAAAATCATCAACAGAAGAAAATAGAGTTTTAAA atattcaaaaaatattttaccaGATCCACCCCATCAACCATTATGGTCAATTGTTTTAGATGCATTATCAGATCATAttttaatacttttaatAGTGGCAGCAGTAGTGTCAATTGTATTGGGTTCAATTGATTATACATCAGATCATCCAGAGACAGGATGGATTGATGGTGTTGCAATTTTAGTAGCAGTTATATTGGTAGTTGGTATTACATCATTGAATGATTTCAAGAATCAAGCTAGATTTAGAGAATTAAATGACAAGAGTAACGATAAGGAAGTTAAAGGTATTCGTGGTGGTGAACAATGTCAAATATCAATATTCGATGTCAAGGTTGGTGATATTATCTCATTGGACACTGGTGATATCATTTGTGCCGATGGTGTTTTCATTGAAGGACATGCATTGAAATGTGATGAATCATCAATCACAGGTGAGAGTGACCCAATCAAGAAGGGTCAACCACAAGACAATATGGACCCATTCTTAATCTCTGGTTCAATGGTAATCGAAGGTTTTGGTACGATGTTAGTCACAGCCGTTGGTGTAAATTCATTCAATGGTAAAACTATGATGGGTCTCAGAGTGGCCTCTGAAGACACACCACtccaaatgaaattatcCGTGTTGGCAAGTCGTATTGGTTATTTCGGTATGGGTGCTGCCATTCTCATGTTGCTCATTGCAATTCCAAAATATTTCATTCAACGTAAAGTACATGACATTGAAATCACTCGTGAAGATGCTCAACCAATTGTACAATTGGTGATTAGTGCTATCACTATCGTTGTGGTTGCTGTCCCAGAGGGTCTACCATTGGCTGTAACTATGGCTTTGGCATATGGTATGATGAAGATGTTTAAGGAGAATAATTTAGTACGTAATTTAGCATCCTGCGAAACTATGGGTTCTGCAACAACTATTTGCTCCGATAAAACTGGTACACTCACTCAAAATGTTATGTCTGTTGTCACTGGTACCATTTGTGGTGTTTTCCCAACCCTCGACGGCATTGCTCAAAAGATTCCAAAACATGTTCAATCCATCCTCACCGACGGTATGGCCATTAATTCAAATGCCTACGAAGGTGTTTCTAGTAAGGGTAAATTGGAATTCATTGGTTCAAAGACTGAATGtgcattattaaattttggtaaattatttggtTGCGATTATAATGAAGTTAGAAAACGTTTAGAAGTAGTCGAACTTTATCCATTCTCATCCGCAAGAAAAAGAATGAGTGTATTGGTCAAACATGATCAAAATCTTCGTTTATTCACAAAGGGTGCCTCTGAAATCATCCTTGGCCAATGTGGTAGTTACCTTGATGAAGCTGGTAACATTCGTCCAATCTCTGAGGCAAAAGCATACTTTGAagaacaaattaataatttcgcTAGTGATGCACTTCGTACCATTGGTTTAGCCTATAGAGACTTCCAATATGGTGAATGTGATTTCAAAGAGCCACCAGAGAATAACTTGGTTTTCATTGGTATCGTTGGTATTAAGGATCCATTACGTCCAGAGGTACCAGAGGCTGTGGAAATTTGTAAACGTGCTGGTATCGTAGTTCGTATGGTAACTGGTGATAATTTAGTGACCGCTCAAAACATTGCACGTAATTGTGGTATTCTTACAGAGGGTGGTCTTTGTATGGAGGGTCCAAAATTCCGTGAACTTTCTCAATCGGAAATGGATGCAATTCTTCCAAAACTTCAAGTTTTAGCTCGTTCATCACCAACCGATAAACAATTGTTGGTTGGTCGTTTAAAGGATTTAGGTGAGGTTGTCGCTGTTACTGGTGATGGTACAAACGATGGTCCTGCCCTTAAATTGGCAAATGTTGGTTTCTCTATGGGTATCTCTGGTACTGAGGTTGCCATTGCCGCTTCCGATGTCGTACTTTTGGATGATAATTTCGCTTCAATTGTTCGTGCCGTCTTATGGGGTCGTAATATTTATGACGCAATTTGTAAATTCCTTCAATTCCAATTGACAGTAAATGTAGTAGCTGTCACTGTTGCATTCATTGGTACATTAACAAGCGATGTTGTTgaagataaagataattcCTCCTCCAGTGGTAGTGCTGATAAAGTTACCGAGGAGGAGCCACGTCAAGGTTCACCATTAACAGCTGTACAATTACTTTGGGTCAATCTTATTATGGATACTTTAGCCGCTTTAGCACTTGCAACCGAACCACCAACACCAGAATTATTAGAACGTCCACCAAATGGTAAGAATGCACCATTGATCACTCGTTCAATGTGGAAGAATATCATTGGTCAAGCTGCACTTCAATTGGCTATTCTTTTCACAATTCTCTATCAAGGTCATAACATTTTCCAACATTTCGTCCCACAAGCTCATGGTCCAATCATAAAGAATGGTTTACATCATTATACTTTGGTTTTCAATTGTTTCGTTTTCCTTCAACTCTTTAATGAAATCAATGCTCGTGTACTCGGTAGTAGAACAAATccatttaaaaactttttcaatAACCCAATTTTCATTGCTGTCATGATCTTCACTTTGGGTGTTCAAATCATTTTCGTTACATTTGGTGGTTCTGCAACTTCAACCGATTCTCTCTACATTGTTGAATGGATTTGTTGTGTTGTAGTTGGTGCCATCTCTTTACCagttggtttattattaagaAAGATTCCAATTCGTGAACCAGTTGTAAAGAATGAAATACCAGTTCACTCTGAAGCTGTTTACACTTCTCCATCTCCAAATCCTTCCTCTTCCAATTTATTAGGTAGTGGTGGTGCTAAACCAATCTCAAAGGATTATCCAACCTCTGGTGAATCAACTCCACCAATCAATGATGAAGGCTCACCATTGGTCACAAGAAAGACCTCTGTTGGTGCCAGTGCAAATGATAATATCAATACTCCAATCCCATCATCCTCATCAAatcttgtaaatttaaataaaccaacCCAAGTTGGTAGAGGTTGGCAAATAGTAAGACAAACTCATAAAAAATTGGTTGTAATTAATGCTCTCAAAGAATTTAGTCAAAATAAAGAACCTGGTCTTGTTGATGTAGTTCGTGGTACAAATAGAGGTTCTTTACATTTACCtgtaaatcaaattaataattaa